The proteins below come from a single Aegilops tauschii subsp. strangulata cultivar AL8/78 chromosome 6, Aet v6.0, whole genome shotgun sequence genomic window:
- the LOC109764791 gene encoding uncharacterized protein, with protein MGVVMAALWDILAKAANVAQMSGLHAAMLVAVGMSLLRIPQSTRECAKLERCSRRLHALLQWPTGCGAAVLCSEMGGPVLKSLVDAAGLVASYKKSTLWHRVRRGKGMAAQLRDMQDVVDSYCGLLLYVNAHLLLQPATHRPPSDATTYGVKEANENDPSQSRSVLQAVTNSPGNRQPDRRHRSSRT; from the exons ATGGGAGTGGTGATGGCGGCGCTCTGGGACATCCTGGCGAAGGCCGCCAATGTGGCGCAGATGTCCGGCCTGCACGCCGCCATGCTGGTCGCCGTGGGCATGAGCCTCTTGCGCATCCCGCAGAGCACGCGGGAGTGCGCCAAGCTCGAGCGGTgcagccgcaggctccacgcgcTGCTGCAGTGGCCGACGGGCTGCGGGGCCGCGGTGCTGTGCTCGGAGATGGGAGGCCCCGTTCTAAAGTCGCTGGTCGACGCGGCCGGACTCGTCGCCTCCTACAAGAAGAGCACGCTCTGGCACCGCGTCCGGAGGGGCAAGGGCATGGCCGCCCAGCTCCGGGACATGCAGGACGTCGTCGACTCCTACTGCGGGCTCCTGCTCTACGTCAACGCGCATCTCCTGCTACAGCCGGCGACTCATCGTCCCCCGTCAGATGCTACTACGTACGG GGTTAAGGAGGCGAATGAGAATGACCCATCACAGAGTCGAAGTGTGCTACAAGCAGTAACCAATAGCCCGGGGAACAGGCAGCCGGACAGACGACACCGGTCTAGCAGGACGTGA